CGGTCTCGGCCGCCCGCTCCCGGCCCGCGGACGCGGCGCCAAGGAGCGACATTCATGGAGATCAAGAGAAGCGGCTCGCAGCCCTCGGCGCGCGGGCCTGCGGAGTGGTTCACCGGCGTCGTGCGCGTCGATCCGCTGTTCGACGCTCCCGCGCCGGCGCGCGTCGGCGGCGCGAGCGTCACGTTCGAGCCGGGAGCGCGGACGGCGTGGCACACGCATCCGCTCGGGCAGACGCTGCTCGTCGTGGCCGGCTGCGGCTGGGCGCGGCGCGAGGGCGGCCCGGTCGAGGAGATCCGGCCCGGCGACGTCGTCTGGTTCGCGCCGGGCGAGCGGCACTGGCACGGCGCGACGCCGACCACGGCGATGACGCACGTCGCGCTGCAGGAGAAGCTCGACGGCAAGGCCGTGGACTGGATGGAGCAGGTCGCCGACGCGGAGTATCGGCGGAACGGTTGACGGCGGGGCGCGCGGAGCGCCAATCTGCCGCGTCGGCGGCGAGCCGTCGCCTCCGCGGCGCGGCCGGCGCGGGCGCGGCGGAGAACGTAAGGAGGCGCGCATGAGCGAGGACGTTTCTCGTCGTGGATTCATCAAGGGCGGCGCGGTCGCGCTGGGCGGCGCCGCGGTGGCGAACCTGAGCGTCGCCGGCGCGAAGGCGGCGGGGACGTCGCCCGCCGCCGGCGCGGCGAAGGTCTACTTCACGCGCGACATCAGCGTGGACGGGCTGCTGCGGATCTACGCCAAGATCCACCGCGGCCTGTCGGGCCGGATCGGCATCAAGCTGCACACCGGCGAGCCGCACGGGCCGAACATCCTGCCGGTCGAGCTGATCAAGGGGCTGCAGGCGCAGGTGCCGAACAGCGCGATCGTCGAGTGCAACGTGCTCTACCCGAGCCCGCGCCGGACGACCGAGGGGCACCGCGAGACGGTCAAGACCAACGGCTTCGACTTCTGCCCGGTGGACATCATGGACGCCGACGGCGACGCGACGCTGCCGATCCCCGGCGTGAAGGAGCTGCTGGAGCGGCCTTCGACGACCGGCGCCGACGGCGAGGCCCTCTACACCCCGGGCCGGCACCTCACCGAGGTCGCCGTGGGCAAGAACCTGCTCGGCTACGACTCGCTGCTCGTCTACACCCACTTCAAGGGGCACGCGATGGGCGGCTTCGGCGGCTCGCTCAAGAACATCGCCATCGGCTGCGCCTCGGGCAAGGTCGGCAAGCTGCAGATCCACGAGGAAGGCTGGCCGACGGGGCCGCTCTTCCTCGAGCGGATGGTCGAGGGCGGCAAGGCGGTGACGGCGCACTTTGGCTCGCGCATCGCCTACATCAACGTGCTCAAGAACATCTCCGTGGACTGCGACTGCGACGCCCACGGGGCCAAGCCGACGTGCGGCGACATCGGCATCCTCGGCTCGCGGGACATCCTGGCGATCGACAAGGCGTCGGTGGACATGATCTACCGGCTGCCGACCGGGCCGCGCCGCGACATCGTGGAGCGGATCGAGTCGCGCTCCGGCCTGCGGCAGCTCGAGTACATGAAGATCCTCGGCATGGGGACCGACCAGTACGAACTCGTCGAGGTCTAGGGCGCGCCGCCCTTCGGAGGCATCGTGAAAGCGAAGAAGGTGCTGATCGTCTGCGGCTCGCCGCGCCGGAACGGCAACACGAGCATCCTGTGCGACCAGTTCATGAAGGGCGCCGTCGAGGCGCGCCACGACGTGGAGAAGGTCCTGCTCGCGGACAAGAAGGTGAACTTCTGCACCGGCTGCGGGACCTGCGTGCGGACGAAGACGTGCGCGCAGAAGGACGACATGGCGGCGCTGCTGGAGAAGATGCTCGCCGCCGACGTGATCGTCCTCGCCACGCCGGTCTACTTCTACTCGATGTCGGCGCAGCTCAAGGTGTTCATCGACCGCTGCGCCCCGCGCTACACGGAGATGCGGAGCAAGGAGTTCTGCTTCGTCCTCGCCGCGGCCGACTCGAAGCGCGCCAACATGAAGCGCGTCGTCGAGGCGCTGCGCGGCTTCACCTTCTGCCTCGAGGATCCCCGCGAGAAGGGGATCGTCTACGGCCTCGGCGCCTGGGAGCCCGGCGACGTCGCGTCCGGCCCGGCGATGCAGGAAGCCTACGAGATGGGCCGGAACCTGTAGCGGGAAGGGCGGCCCGCGCGGGCGCGACGCCGGCCGAGATCGGGGCGGCGGGGCGCGCGGCGCGCCGCGCACACACGGAGTCTGACATGAAGTCTCCGCGGACATGGGTCACCTCCTTGGTCACCGGCGCGTTCCTCGTCGTCGCGGGAACGGGCGCGGCGATGCTCTTCCACGCGGGAAGCTCTTTCGGACGGGTCCTTCACGAAGGGATGGGCGGGGCGATGATCGTCGCCGTCATCTTCCACGCGTTCGTCAACCGGAACGGCCTGAAGAGCCACCTCGGCCGGGGGCTCGGGATGACTATCGTCGGCGCGTTCGCCGTGGCGCTCGTCCTGGCGCTGATCCCGCTGTCGTCGCAGGGAGGGCAAGGCGCCTCGATGCGCGGCGTCGTCGCCGCGGTCTCGCGCGCGCAGGTGAAGGACCTCGCGCCGATCGCCGGCCGCGACGCCGACGCCCTCGTCGCCGATCTGCGCCGGGCCGCATGGCCGACGCGACCGCCGAGAGCACCGTCGCGTCGCTCGCCGGCCCGAACCAAGCCCGACGCCTCGCGGTGATGGGGATCATCTTCGGGACCGACGCCGGCGCTGAAGGTCGCGGTGGACACGCGCGGGGGGAAGATCGACGTTGCGGCGCCTTTCGCGCTGCTCCTCTGGTGCAAGCGGGCGGGCGTCGCGCGGGAAGAGATGCGTGCGTTCTGACGGTCGCGGCTGGAGGAGGGGTGTCGGTACGCGGTGTGCGGGGGACGTGACTGCGAGGCGTGGAACGACGAGGCGGACGCGGCCTATTTGGAGCTGTACGGCACGGACGTCGATCTCGCGGATCCACGCTTCACGATGACGACCTGGCACACGGGGCAATCGCCGAAGCGGGTCCTTCTCCATTTCGTGGACTGCGAGCCCCCGACCTTGCCGCTTGCCGGCTCCGCCGCGCTGATCGTGAGCGGCAACGCCGGCGACGCGCGGCGATGGCGCGAGCGGATCGAGACGACCGAGGAGTGTCCGGACTAATCGCCCCGCGCCGCCGCACGGCTTCCGCGGCCGGTGCCTCCTCGCGGCCGCGATGCGCGCTCGCGTCAGAAGTACGTGGCGTCGAAGACATCCTTCGCGTAGAAGAGCTTCGGTCGGCGGTCGTGCATCTCGACGAGGATTCCCGCCGCGGCGAGCTTGTCGACATCGGCCTTCGCCGTCGGGTAGGTGACGTCATGAATCTTGGCGATATCCGGGATCCGCACGACGGGCCGCACGAAGAGGTCGTCGATGATCGCCGTCAGCCGCACGTTCCCGCCGAGCCGGCGCGCGGCGTCGTGGTATCGGTCGCGGATCTCGAGCAGTCGGCGGCAACGATTGTAGGTGTCCTGAGCTTGGACGATGGTGCCCTCCAAGCAGAACCGAATCCACGACGTCCAGTCGTTGTGCGTGCTGACGCGAAGCAGCCGGTCCATGTACTCCGTCTTGCGGTCCTCGAAGAACGCGCTCATGTAGAGCCACGGCTTCGAGAGTCCGCACATTTCCGCAATCATCAGCGAGAGCAGGAGGCGCCCGACGCGTCCGTTGCCGTCCGTGAAGGGGTGGATCGCCTCGAACTGGTAGTGGACCATGAACGCGTGAACCAGAGGGCCTTCGAGCTGGTCGGCGTGGACGTATTTCTCGAGCGCGTCGAGGCAGCCCGTCAACTCCTGCGGCGGCGGCGGAACGTATCGGACGTCCGCGCCGACGTGGACCTGCGTCTGCCGGAATTCGCCGGGCGTCCGGTTCGAGCCGCGCACGCCGTCCATGAGGACGCGGTGGAGCTCGCGGATCAGGCGGAGCGAGAGCGGGAGTTCGCCGAACTCCTGGCGGATCCGCAGCGCGCGGCGGTAGTTGAACACCTCGCGCCATGCGTTGGCGGGGTCACGCTCGGACTGCGGAACGCGCGGATCGGCCTCGAAGAGCAAGACGTCTTCGGGCCGGGCGATCGTGCCCTCCAGGCTGGACGACCGTTGCGCCTCGCGCCGTTGGAGTGGCGTCAGCAGGAGCTCGGGGCTTGGCAAGTGCTCGCCGATACCGTCCAACTTGGCGAGCGCCACGCGCGCTTCCATCAGCGTCCGCCAGAGCCCGACGGGCCATTTCCATTTCGGCGGGAGGGGCGCCGGGACGAAGGCGTGTTCGGCGTGCGGCAGACCGATCCGAAGGAGCCTTCCGGGGGCGCCGGGCTGGAACTGGTCGGGACGCATGGGCGACTGGCCTCAAAAGAAGTAGTAAAAAATCATCTTGGAAATTATAACACGAGCGCCGCCGATTAAAGTCGGTTATCGCGGCGGCGGCGGGTCGAGCCAGCGACCTCTGGCGTTCCTAATTCCTTTGAAGGGAGGCACCTGTGTCGCTTCGGCCGGCCGGTGCCGCAAGCGGGACGGCCGGGAGGGACAAGCGACTTTGCACGGTCGATCCGTCGTGGGCGGGCGCCGGCCTCTCCTCGCTTCGCCGCGACTCGAGCGAAGCGGCGCGACTCTTCGCTTCTCGGGGGCGGCGGCGCCGCCGACGACCGCGGCCGCTACTTCAGCGTGTTCTTGTAGATCGTGCCGTCCTTGATGATCACGCGGAAGTTCTTGTCGAAGTCGCGCAGCACGTCGATGTCCTGCGTGGGGTCGCCGTCCACGAGGAGCATGTCCGCCCAGGCGCCTTCCTCGAGCACGCCCAGCTTCGCCTCCTTGTAGGGGTTGCGCGGGCCGCTCATGGCGAAGAGCTCACAGTTGCCGGAGGTGGCGATCTTCAGCACCTCGACGTTGCTGTAGACCTGCGCGAGGCGCGTGAGCATGACGTTCTGCTTGTAGGTGCCGTCCGGGTCGAAGAGCAGGTCCGTGCCGAAGGCGACGCGGACGTGGTGCTTCTTCGCCATCTCGACGACGCGCCGCCACGCGCCGTTGAGCGACGCCCCCTTCTCCGTCTGGCCGGGCGCCGGCTTGGCGAAGTCGCTCTGCTCCCACGGCTGCGTGCTCAGCCA
The sequence above is drawn from the bacterium genome and encodes:
- a CDS encoding cupin domain-containing protein, with product MEIKRSGSQPSARGPAEWFTGVVRVDPLFDAPAPARVGGASVTFEPGARTAWHTHPLGQTLLVVAGCGWARREGGPVEEIRPGDVVWFAPGERHWHGATPTTAMTHVALQEKLDGKAVDWMEQVADAEYRRNG
- a CDS encoding DUF362 domain-containing protein, with protein sequence MSEDVSRRGFIKGGAVALGGAAVANLSVAGAKAAGTSPAAGAAKVYFTRDISVDGLLRIYAKIHRGLSGRIGIKLHTGEPHGPNILPVELIKGLQAQVPNSAIVECNVLYPSPRRTTEGHRETVKTNGFDFCPVDIMDADGDATLPIPGVKELLERPSTTGADGEALYTPGRHLTEVAVGKNLLGYDSLLVYTHFKGHAMGGFGGSLKNIAIGCASGKVGKLQIHEEGWPTGPLFLERMVEGGKAVTAHFGSRIAYINVLKNISVDCDCDAHGAKPTCGDIGILGSRDILAIDKASVDMIYRLPTGPRRDIVERIESRSGLRQLEYMKILGMGTDQYELVEV
- a CDS encoding flavodoxin family protein, with the protein product MKAKKVLIVCGSPRRNGNTSILCDQFMKGAVEARHDVEKVLLADKKVNFCTGCGTCVRTKTCAQKDDMAALLEKMLAADVIVLATPVYFYSMSAQLKVFIDRCAPRYTEMRSKEFCFVLAAADSKRANMKRVVEALRGFTFCLEDPREKGIVYGLGAWEPGDVASGPAMQEAYEMGRNL
- a CDS encoding Fic family protein, which codes for MRPDQFQPGAPGRLLRIGLPHAEHAFVPAPLPPKWKWPVGLWRTLMEARVALAKLDGIGEHLPSPELLLTPLQRREAQRSSSLEGTIARPEDVLLFEADPRVPQSERDPANAWREVFNYRRALRIRQEFGELPLSLRLIRELHRVLMDGVRGSNRTPGEFRQTQVHVGADVRYVPPPPQELTGCLDALEKYVHADQLEGPLVHAFMVHYQFEAIHPFTDGNGRVGRLLLSLMIAEMCGLSKPWLYMSAFFEDRKTEYMDRLLRVSTHNDWTSWIRFCLEGTIVQAQDTYNRCRRLLEIRDRYHDAARRLGGNVRLTAIIDDLFVRPVVRIPDIAKIHDVTYPTAKADVDKLAAAGILVEMHDRRPKLFYAKDVFDATYF